A genome region from Sporolituus thermophilus DSM 23256 includes the following:
- the cas7c gene encoding type I-C CRISPR-associated protein Cas7/Csd2, with translation MIKEIICDVTKRHDFILLFDVTDGNPNGDPDAGNMPRVDPETMQGIVTDVAIKRKVRNFITVAYGNQPGLGIYVQERGILANLQKQVYQELNLEPSDKPNDDARKKMCEKYYDVRMFGAVMTTGKVQEEADQKEKGNKGKKESKKAWNCGQVRGPVQLTFARSIDPILPLDLTITRVALTNADDVKGGSEEDEKARSGQIGRKQVIPYGLYRTYGFFNPHFAQETGVTAKDLEIFWQALVNMWDIDRSASRGYTACRGLYIFTHSNELGNAPAHKLFDCLVINRKTECPARHISDYEIILNKDNLVSGVTVHNLLEV, from the coding sequence ATGATTAAGGAAATTATTTGTGATGTTACCAAACGCCATGACTTTATTTTGTTGTTTGATGTAACTGATGGCAATCCGAATGGTGATCCTGATGCCGGCAATATGCCCCGAGTAGACCCCGAAACAATGCAAGGCATTGTGACTGATGTTGCGATTAAACGCAAAGTGCGCAATTTTATAACAGTAGCTTATGGTAACCAACCCGGGCTGGGTATATATGTCCAAGAAAGGGGTATACTGGCTAATCTGCAAAAGCAGGTCTACCAAGAACTGAACCTCGAACCATCGGACAAACCAAACGATGATGCGCGTAAAAAAATGTGTGAAAAATACTATGACGTGCGGATGTTCGGTGCGGTCATGACTACCGGTAAAGTGCAAGAAGAAGCCGACCAAAAAGAAAAAGGGAATAAGGGTAAAAAAGAGTCCAAAAAAGCCTGGAACTGCGGCCAGGTTCGGGGACCGGTGCAGCTTACGTTTGCCCGCTCAATAGATCCTATTTTGCCACTAGATTTGACGATAACAAGAGTAGCATTGACTAATGCCGACGACGTAAAGGGCGGTTCGGAGGAAGACGAAAAGGCTCGTTCTGGGCAAATTGGCCGCAAACAGGTCATTCCTTATGGCCTGTATCGGACATATGGCTTTTTTAATCCGCATTTTGCCCAAGAAACCGGTGTGACGGCAAAAGACCTGGAAATATTCTGGCAAGCGTTGGTTAATATGTGGGATATCGATCGTTCGGCCAGCCGGGGCTATACGGCTTGCCGGGGGTTGTATATATTTACGCATTCGAACGAACTGGGCAATGCGCCGGCCCACAAGCTGTTTGATTGTTTAGTTATTAACCGCAAAACAGAATGCCCTGCTCGGCATATATCAGATTATGAAATTATTTTAAACAAAGACAACCTGGTTTCGGGTGTTACCGTTCATAATTTATTGGAAGTGTAA